In Microscilla marina ATCC 23134, the DNA window TTGGGCGATGTGCTGCGGAATATGAACTATGCTACTACGTTGGCGTATCTTGCCGAACCTCCCAAGGTATTTACGCCTGACCCGGCAATGAACCGAAAATCTATTCTGAAGATTGCAGAACTAAAACCCAAACTGATTACTTTTGGGCATGGGGCACCTTTGACCAATATGGATAAGTTGTATAGGTTGGTAGACAGAATTAGTTCGTAATACCCACAGGTCTTTGGCTGATTTTTATCTATTGCTTGGTTTGACTTTTCTTAAACACGGTTTTCTTATAAAAAATGAGAATATTACTTCTTGTACTGACAAAAAAGCCTCTCTTCTCCGAAGAACTGAGATCAATTGTCCAGTGGATGTAGGGAGGCTTAAACATAGTATGATAAACTGCAAAATGTTGCTTGTTAAGCACACATGTTTTTATTGAGTTTTATAAGAAAGCCTTGTTTTTTTAATATTGTATTTGCAAATATGAGATTCAACTAAAAAATATGGCAAAAAAAAAACCTAAACAAGTATTGCTTGAGGCTACGGTGAGCCTGATGGGTGAAAAGGGATATTTTGGTACGGGACTGAGCGAGGTACTGAGCTTGAGCCAGGCGCCTAAGGGCTCATTATATTATTATTTTCCACAGGGCAAAAACCAGTTGATGATAGAGGCTATTCAGTTGGCAGGAACCCAGGTAAATGATGTTTTGCGGCAAATGTTGGTGCCTCAAAATGACCTTAAAGTGGCTCTGCAACAGATTTTCAGCTTTTTTGCCCAACAACTTCTGTCGTCCGATTTCAAAAAATCTTGTCCAGTGGCTAC includes these proteins:
- a CDS encoding TetR/AcrR family transcriptional regulator is translated as MAKKKPKQVLLEATVSLMGEKGYFGTGLSEVLSLSQAPKGSLYYYFPQGKNQLMIEAIQLAGTQVNDVLRQMLVPQNDLKVALQQIFSFFAQQLLSSDFKKSCPVATVAAESASLAEEVRLACEQVYASWHTSIQQFLEQKGLSNTLAEKYARFSLNLIEGNLLMSRVFKDTKHLEQGLEVLLEVMGSKE